Proteins co-encoded in one Zootoca vivipara chromosome 3, rZooViv1.1, whole genome shotgun sequence genomic window:
- the DPYSL5 gene encoding dihydropyrimidinase-related protein 5, whose amino-acid sequence MLANAATMRILIKGGKVVNDDCTLEADVYIENGIIQQVGRELMIPGGAKVIDATGKLVIPGGIDTSTHFHQTFMNATCVDDFYHGTKAALVGGTTMVIGHVLPDKDISLLDAYEKCRSLADPKVCCDYALHMGITWWAPKVKAEMETLVREKGINSFQMFMTYKDLYMLRDSELYQVFHACKDIGAIARVHAENGELVAEGAREALELGITGPEGIEISRPEELEAEATHRVITIANRTHCPVYLVNVSSMSAGDVIATAKMQGKVVYAETTTAHTALTGLHYYHQDWSHAAAYVTVPPLRLDTNTSTYLMSLLANDTLNVVASDHRPFTTKQKAMGKEDFTKIPHGVSGVQDRMAVIWERGVVGGKMDENRFVAITSSNAAKIYNMYPRKGRIIPGADADVVVWDPEATKTISASTQVQGGDVNLFENMRCHGVPLVTISRGRVVYENGVFMCAEGTGKFCPLRSFPDSVYKKLVQREKSLKLRGVDRTPYLGDVAVVAHPGKKETGTPLADTPTRPATRHGGMRDLHESGFSLSGSQIDDHVPKRASARILAPPGGRSSGIW is encoded by the exons ATGCTCGCCAACGCTGCCACGATGCGGATCCTCATCAAGGGGGGGAAGGTGGTGAACGACGACTGCACCCTGGAGGCCGACGTCTACATTGAGAACGGCATCATCCAGCAGGTGGGCCGTGAGCTCATGATCCCCGGCGGAGCCAAGGTCATCGATGCCACCGGCAAGCTGGTGATCCCGGGGGGCATCGATACCAGCACCCACTTCCACCAGACCTTCATGAACGCCACCTGCGTGGATGACTTCTACCATGGCACCAAG GCTGCCCTGGTGGGGGGAACCACGATGGTGATTGGGCACGTGCTTCCGGACAAGGACATCTCCCTCCTGGACGCCTACGAAAAGTGCCGCAGCCTGGCCGACCCCAAGGTGTGCTGCGACTACGCCCTGCACATGGGCATCACCTGGTGGGCACCAAAG GTGAAGGCGGAGATGGAGACCCTTGTGCGGGAGAAGGGCATCAACTCCTTCCAGATGTTCATGACCTACAAGGACTTGTACATGCTGCGGGACAGCGAGCTCTACCAGGTCTTCCACGCCTGCAAGGACATTGGCGCCATCGCCCGCGTCCACGCCGAGAATGGAGAGCTGGTGGCCGAG GGGGCTAGGGAAGCCCTGGAGCTGGGCATCACTGGCCCGGAAGGGATCGAGATCAGCCGGCCGGAGGAG TTGGAAGCTGAAGCTACGCATCGGGTAATCACCATCGCTAACCGG ACTCACTGCCCCGTCTACCTGGTCAACGTCTCCAGCATGTCAGCCGGGGACGTCATTGCCACCGCCAAGATGCAAG GGAAGGTGGTGTACGCAGAGACCACCACGGCCCACACGGCGCTGACGGGCTTGCACTACTACCACCAGGACTGGTCCCACGCGGCAGCTTACGTCACTGTCCCGCCCTTGCGGCTGGACACCAACACCTCCACCTACCTCATGAGCCTGCTTGCCAA TGACACCCTGAACGTGGTGGCCTCCGACCACCGACCCTTCACCACCAAGCAGAAGGCCATGGGCAAGGAGGACTTCACCAAGATCCCCCACGGAGTCAGCGGAGTGCAGGACCGCATGGCCGTCATCTGGGAACGGGGAGTG gtGGGGGGCAAGATGGACGAGAACCGCTTTGTCGCCATCACCAGCTCCAACGCTGCCAAGATCTACAACATGTACCCCCGCAAAGGCCGCATCATCCCTGGGGCCGATGCAGACGTGGTCGTGTGGGACCCAGAGGCCACCAA gACCATCTCGGCCAGCACCCAGGTCCAGGGTGGGGATGTGAACCTCTTTGAGAACATGCGCTGCCACGGGGTGCCCCTGGTCACCATCAGCCGCGGGCGCGTAGTCTACGAGAACGGCGTCTTCATGTGTGCCGAGGGCACCGGCAAGTTCTGCCCCCTCCGCTCCTTCCCAGACTCCGTCTACAAGAAGCTGGTGCAACGGGAAAAG AGTTTAAAGCTTAGGGGCGTGGACCGCACCCCCTACCTGGGGGACGTGGCCGTGGTTGCGCACCCTGGGAAAAAAGAGACTGGGACACCCCTGGCAGACACGCCCACCCGGCCGGCCACGAGACACGGGGGCATGCGCGATCTCCACGAGTCCGGCTTCAGCCTATCCG GTTCTCAGATCGATGACCATGTTCCAAAGCGAGCTTCGGCCCGGATTCTCGCTCCCCCCGGAGGCAGGTCTAGCGGCATTTGGTAG